In uncultured Methanobrevibacter sp., a genomic segment contains:
- a CDS encoding DUF11 domain-containing protein: protein MITSTLETNYTNNVDNDTVKVIKPNMVIEKISLNKTICIGNQTVFTIIVKNTGDCDLNDIFVVEKVPEGLVYNSFKGKNWYYNNGKFTYNTTLKAGESTSFDIIFDTVMSGNFTNVVVAGSDLTGNKTANNTTVVYSPSLSVIKFANDPVIYLGNQTSFTIVVKNTGDCDLNNVYVIENIPEGLVYSSFTGDKWIKNGNKFVYTGSLAVGKSANFTVVFNSTRSGNFTNVVVAGSDLTGNKTANNTTEVIDKPNIPENNTDNNTNITNNIVHLSIEDHGKDVPIDSKSINVKNATGNPILILLMVLALLGLRPLKGKK from the coding sequence GTGATTACAAGTACACTAGAAACTAATTATACAAATAATGTGGATAATGATACTGTTAAAGTAATCAAACCTAATATGGTTATTGAAAAAATTTCTTTGAATAAGACTATTTGTATTGGTAATCAGACTGTATTTACTATTATTGTTAAAAATACTGGAGATTGTGATTTGAATGATATTTTTGTTGTTGAAAAAGTTCCTGAAGGTCTTGTTTACAATTCATTTAAAGGTAAAAATTGGTATTATAACAATGGTAAATTTACATATAATACTACATTAAAAGCTGGTGAATCCACTAGTTTTGACATCATTTTTGATACTGTTATGTCTGGTAATTTTACTAATGTTGTTGTTGCAGGTTCTGATTTGACTGGTAATAAGACTGCTAATAATACTACTGTTGTTTATAGTCCTAGTTTAAGTGTTATTAAGTTTGCTAATGATCCTGTTATTTATTTAGGTAATCAAACTAGTTTTACTATTGTTGTTAAGAATACTGGGGATTGTGATCTTAATAATGTTTATGTGATTGAAAATATTCCTGAGGGCTTAGTTTATTCTAGCTTTACTGGTGATAAATGGATTAAAAACGGAAATAAATTCGTCTACACTGGTTCTTTAGCTGTTGGTAAGTCAGCTAATTTCACTGTTGTTTTCAATTCTACTAGATCTGGTAATTTTACTAATGTTGTTGTTGCAGGTTCTGATTTGACTGGTAATAAGACTGCTAATAATACAACTGAAGTTATTGATAAGCCAAACATTCCAGAAAACAACACAGATAATAATACAAATATTACAAATAATATTGTTCATTTATCTATAGAAGATCATGGTAAAGATGTTCCAATTGATTCTAAATCAATTAATGTAAAAAATGCTACAGGTAATCCTATTTTAATTTTATTAATGGTTTTAGCTTTACTTGGTTTAAGACCATTAAAAGGTAAGAAATAG
- a CDS encoding NCS2 family permease, with amino-acid sequence MSKLDAFFKIKENNTDVKTEIIAGITIFLAMAYILIVNPAMLSETGMDIQGVFIATALSAGIATILMGYIANYPYALAAGMGLNAFFTYTVVLGMGYSWEYALLAIFVSGIIFLVISLTSLREKLFYSIPDSLRFGISIGIGLFILGLGLSNLGILSYTSHVINIGDGNWATQVIGLGSASTIFTVGNLLALICFIIIMVLMKKNVKGNILIGIIATYIIGVILELAGFPVLPDQSLIPSAIINSNLGGSLGAVAFKFGDAASGFNSINAILDFIIIAVTFLVISLFDTMGTLTALTTKVDGYDENGKLPRLRKVLSVDALGPMIGSALGTSPVVTYIESSTGIMEGGRTGLTAIVVGILFLLAIPFAPLFTIIPTFAVAPALIVVGILMCGLYKNLDTSNLSDLIPALAAIIVTPVCQSITTGIIAGVFAYVIVKVLFGKAKEISKAMWILFVLLFIYMVLEFIM; translated from the coding sequence ATGTCTAAGTTAGATGCTTTTTTTAAAATTAAAGAGAATAATACAGACGTGAAAACTGAAATCATTGCAGGTATTACAATTTTCTTAGCAATGGCTTACATTTTAATTGTAAACCCGGCAATGTTAAGTGAAACTGGAATGGACATACAAGGAGTATTTATTGCAACTGCATTATCAGCTGGAATAGCTACTATATTAATGGGATACATAGCAAACTACCCATATGCATTAGCTGCAGGAATGGGTCTTAATGCATTCTTTACATATACCGTAGTATTAGGTATGGGATATAGTTGGGAATATGCACTTTTAGCTATTTTTGTCTCAGGTATAATCTTTTTGGTTATCTCACTTACCTCACTTCGTGAAAAACTATTTTACTCAATCCCTGATTCCTTAAGATTTGGTATATCCATAGGTATTGGTTTATTTATTCTTGGATTAGGATTAAGTAACCTCGGAATTTTATCTTACACCTCTCATGTAATCAATATAGGAGATGGAAACTGGGCCACACAAGTAATCGGACTTGGAAGTGCTTCAACAATATTTACTGTTGGAAACCTTTTAGCATTAATTTGTTTCATTATAATTATGGTTTTAATGAAGAAAAATGTAAAAGGAAACATTTTAATAGGTATTATTGCAACTTACATTATTGGAGTTATCTTAGAATTAGCAGGATTCCCTGTTTTACCAGACCAATCATTAATACCATCAGCTATTATTAACAGTAACCTAGGAGGATCACTTGGAGCAGTAGCATTTAAATTTGGTGATGCTGCAAGTGGATTTAACAGTATAAATGCAATTCTTGATTTTATAATCATTGCTGTTACTTTCCTCGTAATTTCATTATTTGATACAATGGGAACTTTAACTGCACTTACAACTAAAGTTGATGGATATGATGAAAATGGAAAATTACCAAGACTCAGAAAAGTTTTAAGTGTAGATGCACTTGGACCAATGATAGGATCTGCTTTAGGTACTTCCCCAGTAGTTACTTATATTGAAAGTTCAACTGGTATTATGGAAGGTGGAAGAACAGGTTTAACCGCAATTGTTGTTGGTATCTTATTCTTACTTGCAATTCCATTTGCTCCATTATTTACCATAATTCCAACATTTGCAGTAGCTCCTGCACTTATTGTTGTAGGTATTTTAATGTGTGGATTATACAAAAATCTTGATACAAGTAATCTCTCTGATTTAATCCCTGCATTAGCCGCTATTATTGTAACTCCAGTATGCCAAAGTATTACAACAGGTATAATTGCTGGAGTATTTGCATATGTGATTGTTAAAGTTTTATTTGGTAAAGCTAAAGAAATTTCAAAAGCAATGTGGATTTTATTCGTATTATTATTTATTTACATGGTTTTAGAGTTCATAATGTAG
- a CDS encoding winged helix-turn-helix domain-containing protein: MNKEDELLKKCSYVVISSYRRKVLETLEKDVKIPTKISIESGVGIKHVSNVLTDLKEHNLIVCINEDAHKGRLYRLTDEGQEVLSMITKMDW; this comes from the coding sequence GTGAATAAAGAGGATGAATTATTAAAAAAATGCAGTTATGTAGTAATTTCTAGTTATAGACGTAAGGTGCTTGAAACCTTAGAAAAAGATGTAAAAATACCGACTAAAATAAGTATTGAATCTGGGGTAGGAATAAAACATGTAAGTAATGTTTTAACAGATTTAAAAGAACATAATCTTATTGTATGTATTAATGAAGATGCTCATAAAGGAAGATTATACCGTTTGACTGATGAAGGTCAAGAAGTTTTATCTATGATTACAAAAATGGACTGGTAA
- a CDS encoding DUF262 domain-containing protein, whose amino-acid sequence MKKIEGSPKNLKQLLQNTKYSIHYYQREYMWQRKHVEELIDDLTTEFLESYKEGDERQDVQDYGAYFMGSIVLAGRENAIIDGQQRFSTLTLLLIYLNNRVKKLGESYRLIEEMIYSESYGKESFNISVDDRQECMKAIFHNEPFDVTKSNESDKNLYGRFNDIKEIFPEDSISDNMILHFCDWLVNKVFFIEIVATTEQDAHKIFVTMNDRGLSLTSTEMLKGYLLSEIDDDKKREELNNIWKDKILLLKKDNDDGDETFIKSWLRAQYAETIRDSKAGAINKDFDSIGGAFHKWVRDERSRIGLNTSEDYELFIKKFEVYVDVYLKIKEAEKIFMKDTEYIYYNAQVDFTLQSQLLLAPICYDDDSDTITEKMNLVARYIDLLSRFTYHKRLGYNYIKNYIFRITKDIRCCSLDKLKEILNNYYNNLEYNPADALPGLHLTSSTRRYIKHMLARITSFIEEKTNVAPNYINYMDTNTKNPFEIEHIISDHYEWFTEEYDNQDEFKYYRNNIGALLLLHKSINASLNDSNYLDKLKKYCSNEGNIYSESLGEEAYKNNPGFIRFKNKYGLSFKSYDTFGKDEIMERNKLLVQLVKLIWNPDLFR is encoded by the coding sequence ATGAAAAAGATAGAAGGATCTCCCAAAAATTTAAAGCAACTATTACAGAATACAAAATATTCTATTCATTATTATCAACGGGAATATATGTGGCAAAGAAAACATGTTGAAGAATTAATTGATGATTTAACTACTGAATTTCTTGAATCTTATAAAGAAGGAGATGAACGTCAAGACGTGCAAGATTACGGAGCTTATTTTATGGGCTCTATTGTTTTGGCAGGAAGGGAAAATGCTATTATTGATGGACAACAACGTTTTTCAACATTAACATTACTTTTGATTTATCTTAATAATCGTGTTAAAAAACTTGGAGAATCCTATAGACTCATTGAAGAAATGATTTATTCTGAATCATATGGTAAAGAATCATTTAATATTAGCGTAGATGACAGGCAGGAGTGTATGAAAGCTATCTTCCATAATGAACCATTTGATGTAACAAAATCTAATGAATCAGATAAAAATTTATATGGGAGATTCAATGATATAAAAGAAATTTTTCCTGAAGATAGTATCTCAGATAATATGATTTTACATTTTTGTGATTGGTTAGTTAACAAAGTATTTTTCATAGAAATTGTTGCAACAACAGAACAGGATGCTCATAAAATATTTGTAACAATGAATGATCGGGGTTTAAGTTTAACATCTACAGAGATGTTAAAAGGATATTTGCTCTCAGAAATAGATGATGATAAAAAACGTGAAGAATTAAATAATATCTGGAAAGATAAAATTTTACTATTAAAAAAGGATAATGATGATGGTGATGAGACTTTCATTAAATCTTGGCTTCGTGCACAATATGCTGAAACAATAAGAGATAGTAAAGCTGGTGCTATTAATAAAGATTTTGATAGTATTGGTGGTGCTTTTCATAAATGGGTTAGAGATGAACGTTCTAGAATAGGATTAAATACTTCAGAAGATTATGAATTGTTTATAAAAAAATTTGAAGTATATGTGGATGTTTATCTTAAAATTAAAGAAGCTGAAAAAATATTCATGAAAGACACAGAATATATTTATTATAATGCTCAAGTTGATTTCACTTTACAATCTCAATTATTATTAGCACCTATTTGTTATGATGATGATTCAGACACAATTACAGAAAAAATGAACCTTGTAGCTAGATATATTGATTTATTATCCAGGTTCACATATCACAAAAGACTTGGATATAATTATATTAAAAATTATATTTTTAGAATTACAAAAGATATTAGGTGTTGTTCATTAGATAAATTAAAAGAAATATTGAATAATTATTATAACAATTTAGAATACAATCCTGCAGATGCACTTCCAGGTTTACATTTAACTTCTTCAACTAGAAGATATATAAAACACATGTTAGCTCGTATAACTAGTTTTATTGAAGAAAAAACAAATGTTGCTCCAAATTATATTAATTATATGGATACAAATACTAAAAATCCATTTGAAATTGAGCATATTATTTCAGACCATTATGAATGGTTTACTGAAGAATATGACAATCAAGATGAATTTAAATATTACAGGAATAATATTGGTGCTTTACTATTATTACATAAAAGTATAAATGCAAGTTTAAATGACTCTAATTATCTTGATAAACTCAAAAAATACTGTTCTAATGAAGGAAACATCTACAGTGAATCTCTTGGAGAAGAAGCTTATAAAAACAATCCTGGATTTATAAGATTTAAAAATAAATATGGATTATCATTTAAATCATACGACACTTTTGGAAAAGATGAAATTATGGAAAGAAATAAATTATTAGTTCAATTAGTGAAATTGATATGGAATCCTGATTTATTTAGATAA
- a CDS encoding Ig-like domain repeat protein, translating into MFLYYNNTAGNGSALYVDGATVKLSNNIMKDNKGSVIYYKQGIITNTKLSFDSFMVNAGDKVVLSALLTDDLGNPIANGLVNFMINNVAVGDSRTDNNGKASFSYTTNNTLGTYTISGAFSGDKNSTIQEGILEVAKYYWFIGDKGYFTLQDAIDASSEGDVITGLSGAYFYEQIYVGDRISSIYKNITIKAENLGDLILTGVNSRLFNIASKNANNRTSKDSSLILINIVIRDSSDEYGGAIYNDGYLTLRNCYLVNNTSTAVDSSKWHGGAIMGWGDLKIYDSIFEDNHAYVGGAIFTEVLDSKQSVLIKNTTFINDNAGAEAGAVYLSGFGDYYKILNCTFIDNHGSAGGAIFTYANLTVEDTIFINNTALNSGGTIYSVKKDLTLNNIYIENSSAKYGGALFLQQNSGTSWIDGVVYPGHDTFYIRNSTFVNNKAWMDNDYEMSGQGGVIFIGYDTLATGFIDNCTFINSTAEDKGGAIINYMGNVTITNSNFINSSSKLDGGAIYNEGYYNEDQGKEYTANMVIDGCLFENTSGNNGGVIFNSNYLSNMELINSTFINANSTGLGGVIYNGGFLDLSGNIMKNASAIKADYIYNMGNIKTSYITYLNNETVLVDFPDSKVVLITATVCDDMGNPISGKNIKFTINGEENAILEVIEGKASYNYTIPAEGNYTISGYYTGSDEGDYEVKDGMIVTYKLIKSIFIGEDATIYLGDDYTARLTDIGGNPLVNKTITLIVDSTSYRFTTDENGKITISDLILGQHNITGIFEGDDIYAKSSFNATVSVILNKFVNLDVSNIIMFYKDGTRLIAKLTDCIGNPIANATIFFVINGVTYNRTTDENGTASMAINLILGDYNATIYFKGSDKYNNITKNVNVTIISTIYAEDIVKMFQNGTQFFANFTDIDGKPLANTNVTFNINGVFYTRTTDENGIAKLNINLRPGKYVITTMYDGLATGNNIEVLSTLVTSNLNMTYKDGSQFNATVLDGRGSPLVNQEVIFNVNGVFYYKTTNLDGVTSLNINLVKGNYIITSEWNGYQVGNNITIA; encoded by the coding sequence GTGTTTTTATATTATAATAACACTGCAGGTAATGGTTCTGCATTATATGTAGATGGAGCTACTGTTAAATTATCTAACAATATTATGAAAGATAATAAAGGTAGTGTTATTTATTACAAACAAGGTATTATAACTAATACAAAATTATCATTTGATAGTTTCATGGTTAATGCTGGTGATAAAGTAGTATTATCTGCTTTATTAACTGATGATTTAGGTAATCCAATTGCTAACGGTTTAGTTAATTTCATGATTAATAATGTTGCTGTAGGTGACAGTAGAACTGATAATAATGGAAAAGCATCTTTTAGTTATACTACAAATAATACTTTAGGTACATACACTATTTCCGGTGCTTTCAGTGGAGATAAAAATTCTACTATTCAGGAAGGTATTTTAGAAGTAGCTAAATATTATTGGTTTATTGGAGATAAAGGATACTTCACACTACAAGATGCAATTGATGCATCAAGTGAAGGTGATGTAATAACTGGTTTAAGTGGTGCTTACTTCTATGAACAAATATATGTTGGAGATAGAATTAGTTCAATTTATAAAAATATAACTATTAAAGCAGAAAACCTTGGAGACCTCATCTTAACTGGTGTAAACAGTAGATTATTTAACATAGCTAGTAAAAATGCAAATAACAGAACATCTAAAGATTCAAGTTTAATTTTAATAAATATTGTAATTAGAGATTCTTCCGATGAATATGGTGGAGCTATTTATAATGATGGTTATTTAACTTTAAGGAACTGTTATCTTGTAAATAACACTTCTACTGCTGTAGATTCATCTAAATGGCATGGTGGAGCTATTATGGGATGGGGTGATTTAAAAATATATGACTCTATTTTTGAAGACAACCATGCATATGTTGGTGGAGCTATTTTCACTGAAGTATTAGACAGTAAACAAAGTGTTTTAATTAAAAATACTACTTTTATTAATGACAATGCAGGTGCAGAAGCAGGTGCTGTTTATCTTTCAGGATTTGGAGATTATTACAAAATATTAAACTGTACCTTTATTGATAATCATGGATCTGCAGGTGGAGCTATCTTTACTTATGCAAACTTAACAGTTGAAGATACAATATTTATAAACAACACTGCACTTAACAGTGGAGGAACAATATATTCAGTTAAAAAAGATTTAACATTAAACAATATTTACATTGAAAATTCCTCTGCTAAATATGGTGGAGCATTATTCTTACAACAAAATAGTGGAACTAGCTGGATTGATGGAGTAGTTTATCCAGGGCATGATACTTTTTACATACGTAATTCTACATTTGTTAATAATAAAGCATGGATGGATAACGACTATGAAATGAGTGGTCAAGGTGGAGTTATCTTTATAGGATATGATACACTTGCTACAGGATTTATTGATAACTGTACATTTATTAACAGTACTGCAGAAGATAAAGGTGGAGCAATAATTAACTATATGGGTAATGTAACTATAACTAACTCTAACTTTATAAATTCATCTTCCAAACTTGACGGTGGAGCTATCTACAACGAAGGATACTACAATGAAGATCAAGGAAAAGAATACACAGCAAATATGGTAATTGACGGATGTTTATTTGAAAACACTTCAGGTAATAATGGTGGAGTTATCTTTAATTCTAACTATTTATCCAACATGGAATTAATCAATTCAACATTTATAAATGCTAATTCTACTGGACTCGGTGGAGTTATATATAATGGCGGATTCTTAGACTTATCTGGCAATATAATGAAAAATGCTAGTGCTATAAAAGCTGATTACATCTACAATATGGGAAATATAAAAACTTCATACATTACATATTTAAATAATGAAACTGTTTTAGTAGACTTCCCAGATTCTAAAGTTGTTTTAATAACTGCAACTGTTTGTGATGATATGGGAAACCCAATTTCAGGTAAAAACATTAAATTCACAATTAATGGTGAAGAAAATGCAATTTTAGAAGTTATTGAAGGAAAAGCATCATATAATTATACTATTCCAGCTGAAGGTAATTACACAATTTCCGGTTATTATACTGGATCTGATGAAGGAGATTATGAAGTTAAAGATGGTATGATTGTAACATACAAATTAATAAAATCTATCTTTATTGGAGAAGATGCAACAATCTATCTTGGTGATGATTACACAGCTAGATTAACAGACATTGGTGGAAATCCATTAGTTAACAAAACCATTACATTAATAGTCGATTCAACATCATACAGATTTACTACCGATGAAAATGGTAAAATCACTATCTCTGATTTAATACTTGGTCAACACAATATTACAGGTATCTTTGAAGGTGATGATATATATGCTAAATCTAGTTTCAACGCTACTGTATCAGTTATCTTAAATAAATTTGTTAATTTAGATGTATCTAATATTATAATGTTTTACAAAGATGGTACAAGATTAATAGCTAAATTAACTGACTGTATTGGTAATCCAATTGCAAATGCAACTATCTTCTTTGTAATAAATGGTGTAACATATAACAGAACTACTGATGAAAATGGAACTGCTTCCATGGCAATTAACTTAATACTTGGAGATTACAATGCAACTATTTACTTCAAAGGTTCTGATAAATACAATAACATTACTAAAAACGTAAATGTAACTATTATATCAACTATTTATGCAGAAGACATTGTTAAAATGTTCCAAAATGGAACTCAGTTCTTTGCAAACTTTACAGATATTGATGGTAAACCATTAGCTAATACAAACGTGACATTTAATATTAATGGTGTATTCTACACTCGTACAACTGACGAAAATGGTATTGCTAAATTAAATATTAATTTAAGACCTGGAAAATATGTTATAACTACTATGTATGATGGATTAGCTACTGGAAATAATATTGAAGTATTATCTACTTTAGTTACTTCTAATTTAAACATGACATATAAAGACGGTTCTCAATTTAATGCTACTGTTTTAGACGGTCGTGGAAGTCCATTAGTTAACCAAGAAGTAATCTTCAATGTAAATGGTGTATTCTATTACAAAACTACTAATCTTGATGGTGTAACTAGTTTAAACATTAATTTAGTAAAAGGTAATTACATTATTACTTCTGAATGGAATGGATACCAAGTTGGAAATAATATTACAATTGCTTAA